Proteins found in one Microbacterium sp. SSM24 genomic segment:
- a CDS encoding bifunctional methylenetetrahydrofolate dehydrogenase/methenyltetrahydrofolate cyclohydrolase — protein MVAVRLDGKAAAADIKAELAVRVAALKERGITPGIATVLVGADPASQLYVGMKHRESESIGMNSIQRELPADATQADVEALIDELNADPACHGYIVQLPLPKHIDTDAILERIDPAKDADGLHPTNLGRLVLNVNTPITSPLPCTPRGVIELLTRNGYDLNGKDVVVVGRGVTIGRSIGLLLTRREYNATVTLTHTGTADLAHHLRQADVIVAAAGVKHVVRAEDVKPGAAVLDVGVTREVDPETGKSKVHGDVAPDVAEVAGWVSPNPGGVGPMTVALLMTNVVEAAERG, from the coding sequence ATGGTCGCGGTCCGACTGGACGGCAAGGCCGCAGCGGCCGACATCAAGGCGGAGCTCGCCGTGCGGGTCGCCGCGCTCAAGGAGCGCGGCATCACGCCCGGCATCGCGACCGTCCTCGTGGGCGCTGACCCGGCATCGCAGCTGTACGTCGGGATGAAGCACCGCGAGTCCGAGTCGATCGGCATGAACTCGATCCAGCGCGAGCTGCCGGCCGACGCCACGCAGGCCGACGTCGAGGCGCTGATCGACGAGCTCAACGCCGACCCCGCCTGCCACGGCTACATCGTGCAGCTGCCGCTGCCGAAGCACATCGACACCGACGCGATCCTCGAACGCATCGATCCCGCCAAGGACGCCGACGGCCTGCATCCGACGAACCTCGGACGCCTCGTGCTCAACGTGAACACGCCGATCACGTCGCCGCTGCCGTGCACGCCCCGCGGCGTGATCGAGCTGCTGACGCGCAACGGCTACGACCTGAACGGCAAGGACGTGGTCGTGGTCGGTCGCGGCGTGACGATCGGGCGCTCGATCGGCCTGCTGCTGACCCGCCGGGAGTACAACGCGACCGTGACGCTCACCCACACCGGCACCGCCGACCTCGCGCACCACCTGCGTCAGGCCGACGTCATCGTCGCGGCGGCAGGCGTGAAGCACGTCGTGCGCGCCGAGGACGTGAAGCCGGGTGCGGCGGTGCTCGACGTCGGCGTCACCCGCGAGGTCGACCCCGAGACCGGCAAGTCGAAGGTGCACGGGGATGTCGCTCCGGACGTCGCCGAGGTCGCCGGCTGGGTCTCGCCCAACCCCGGCGGAGTCGGCCCGATGACCGTCGCGCTGCTGATGACCAACGTCGTCGAGGCTGCGGAGCGCGGGTAG
- the glyA gene encoding serine hydroxymethyltransferase produces MTDQYFNAPLAEVDPEIAQVLERELDRQRGYLEMIASENFVPVSVLQSQGSVLTNKYAEGYPGRRYYGGCEEVDVAEELAIARAKELFGAEFANVQPHSGATANAAVLHAIARPGDTLLGLSLDQGGHLTHGMKINFSGRLYNIVAYGVDPETSTIDMDEVRRLAIEHQPKVIIAGWSAYPRQLDFAAFRAIADEVGALLWVDMAHFAGLVAAGLHPNPVPHAHVVSSTVHKTIGGPRSGFILTNDADIAKKINSAVFPGQQGGPLMHVIAAKATAFKLAGTPEFKERQERVLSGAHIIAERLQQQDVADAGITVRSGGTDVHLVLVDLRNAEIDGKQAEDLLHEIHITVNRNAVPNDPRPPMVTSGLRIGTPALATRGFGDAEFTEVADVIALALLPGADVEALRTRVAALTAAFPLYPGLQQ; encoded by the coding sequence ATGACCGATCAGTACTTCAACGCCCCGCTCGCCGAGGTCGACCCCGAGATCGCCCAGGTGCTCGAGCGCGAGCTCGACCGCCAGCGCGGCTATCTCGAGATGATCGCCTCCGAGAACTTCGTGCCGGTCTCGGTGCTGCAGTCGCAGGGCTCTGTGCTCACCAACAAGTACGCCGAGGGCTACCCGGGTCGCCGCTACTACGGCGGCTGCGAAGAGGTCGACGTCGCCGAGGAACTCGCGATCGCCCGTGCCAAGGAACTGTTCGGCGCCGAGTTCGCCAACGTGCAGCCCCACTCCGGAGCCACCGCGAACGCCGCCGTGCTGCACGCGATCGCACGCCCCGGCGACACGCTGCTGGGCCTGTCGCTCGACCAGGGCGGCCACCTCACGCACGGGATGAAGATCAACTTCTCGGGCCGTCTCTACAACATCGTCGCGTACGGCGTCGACCCCGAGACCTCGACGATCGACATGGACGAGGTGCGCCGTCTCGCGATCGAGCACCAGCCCAAGGTCATCATCGCCGGCTGGTCGGCCTACCCGCGTCAGCTCGACTTCGCCGCGTTCCGCGCGATCGCGGACGAGGTCGGAGCGCTCCTCTGGGTCGACATGGCGCACTTCGCCGGACTCGTGGCGGCTGGCCTGCACCCGAACCCTGTGCCCCACGCGCACGTCGTGTCGTCGACCGTGCACAAGACCATCGGCGGCCCGCGGTCGGGCTTCATCCTCACCAACGACGCCGACATCGCCAAGAAAATCAACTCCGCCGTGTTCCCCGGCCAGCAGGGCGGACCGCTCATGCACGTGATCGCCGCGAAGGCGACCGCGTTCAAGCTCGCCGGAACCCCCGAGTTCAAGGAGCGCCAGGAGCGCGTCCTCAGCGGCGCCCACATCATCGCCGAGCGCCTTCAGCAGCAGGACGTGGCGGATGCCGGCATCACGGTCCGCTCCGGAGGCACCGACGTGCACCTCGTGCTCGTCGACCTGCGCAACGCCGAGATCGACGGCAAGCAGGCCGAGGACCTCCTCCACGAGATCCACATCACGGTCAACCGCAACGCGGTTCCCAACGACCCGCGGCCGCCGATGGTGACCTCGGGGCTGCGCATCGGCACCCCGGCACTGGCCACCCGCGGTTTCGGCGACGCCGAGTTCACCGAGGTCGCCGACGTCATCGCGCTCGCCCTGCTCCCCGGAGCCGACGTCGAGGCACTGCGCACGAGGGTCGCCGCACTGACCGCCGCCTTCCCGCTCTACCCGGGCCTGCAGCAGTAA
- a CDS encoding beta-N-acetylhexosaminidase has translation MNRRRGRIVVASVLAAVVLVGCAPAAQNGATVTLAVVPAPASLVPAEAAPFRLSATTRVTGEADAAAALSALVEARAGIALAADGDGPAIELRIERGGAAESYRIAADEASVVITGADPAGLFYGVQTLSQLVQPSGDDWIVPAVAIDDAPRFAYRGVMLDVARHFHSVETVKGYIDRAAGLKLNALHLHLSDDQGWRIQLASRPELTELASSTAVGGDEGGFYTKDDYREIVEHAASRHMIVVPEIDMPGHTHAVSLAYPELVEEPVLSEHILEVARDYGGELPVNGTPYDGMAVGFSSLKIHDEATYDFVADVFGELAGMTPGPYLHLGGDEALGTPDEDFDLFVSRASSIIADLGKTPIAWHEAGGAADLDDATIGQYWGYVQPTDGMDEKARGFVRNGAQLILSPADAIYLDMKYPTGPELGLTWANGPTSVQRAYDWEPSAIIDGVDDSDILGVEAPMWAETIRTAADIDTMAFPRIAAAAEAAWSPATGESDLRTWESFRVRVGALGPLWTSLGIGFHPSGEIPWVTE, from the coding sequence ATGAATCGTCGCCGAGGACGGATCGTCGTCGCGTCGGTCCTCGCGGCCGTCGTGCTGGTGGGCTGCGCCCCCGCCGCCCAGAATGGAGCCACTGTGACTCTCGCCGTCGTCCCCGCCCCCGCCTCCCTCGTCCCGGCCGAGGCCGCGCCCTTCCGCCTGTCCGCGACGACGCGCGTGACGGGAGAAGCGGATGCCGCAGCCGCTCTCTCGGCGCTGGTCGAGGCACGTGCGGGCATCGCGCTCGCCGCCGACGGCGACGGTCCGGCGATCGAGCTGCGCATCGAGCGGGGCGGAGCGGCCGAGTCGTACCGGATCGCGGCGGACGAGGCATCCGTCGTCATCACCGGCGCCGACCCGGCGGGCCTGTTCTACGGCGTGCAGACCCTGAGCCAGCTGGTGCAGCCCTCCGGCGACGACTGGATCGTTCCTGCGGTCGCTATCGACGACGCTCCGCGCTTCGCCTACCGGGGCGTCATGCTCGATGTCGCGCGGCACTTCCACTCGGTCGAGACGGTCAAGGGCTACATCGACCGTGCCGCCGGACTCAAGCTGAACGCGCTCCACCTCCATCTCAGCGACGACCAGGGCTGGCGCATCCAGCTCGCGTCGCGGCCGGAGCTCACCGAGCTCGCCTCGTCCACCGCCGTCGGCGGCGACGAGGGCGGCTTCTACACGAAGGACGACTACCGCGAGATCGTCGAGCACGCGGCATCCCGTCACATGATCGTCGTGCCCGAGATCGACATGCCCGGCCACACCCACGCCGTCTCGCTCGCCTACCCCGAGCTCGTCGAAGAGCCCGTGCTCAGCGAGCACATCCTCGAGGTCGCGCGAGACTACGGCGGCGAGCTGCCCGTGAACGGCACGCCGTACGACGGCATGGCGGTCGGGTTCTCATCGCTGAAGATCCACGACGAGGCGACCTACGACTTCGTCGCCGACGTCTTCGGCGAGCTGGCAGGCATGACCCCGGGGCCGTACCTGCACCTCGGCGGAGACGAAGCGCTCGGAACTCCCGACGAGGACTTCGACCTCTTCGTCTCGCGCGCGAGCAGCATCATCGCCGATCTCGGCAAGACGCCGATCGCGTGGCACGAGGCGGGCGGCGCCGCCGATCTGGACGACGCGACCATCGGTCAGTACTGGGGCTATGTCCAGCCGACCGACGGCATGGACGAGAAGGCGCGCGGCTTCGTGCGCAACGGCGCGCAGCTCATCCTGTCACCGGCCGACGCGATCTACCTCGACATGAAGTACCCGACCGGTCCCGAACTCGGGCTCACCTGGGCGAACGGCCCGACGAGCGTGCAGCGGGCCTACGACTGGGAGCCCTCGGCGATCATCGACGGCGTCGACGACTCCGACATCCTCGGCGTCGAGGCGCCGATGTGGGCGGAGACCATCCGCACCGCGGCCGACATCGACACGATGGCCTTCCCGCGCATCGCCGCGGCCGCCGAGGCGGCGTGGTCGCCGGCGACGGGCGAGAGCGACCTGCGCACGTGGGAGTCGTTCCGCGTCCGCGTGGGAGCGCTCGGCCCGCTCTGGACGAGCCTCGGCATCGGCTTCCACCCGTCGGGCGAGATCCCCTGGGTCACCGAGTGA
- the nagA gene encoding N-acetylglucosamine-6-phosphate deacetylase, whose amino-acid sequence MSTLVHSVRLIDDGRVTEDAWILFDRGRVAARGSGSSRPGADELVDGAGGCLVPGFVDIHGHGGAGASYDDGPEAIRSARALHRAHGTTRAVVSLVTASLDDLAARAAMVAELAEQDDTILGSHLEGPFLDPGHKGAHTEALLRAPDAASVSRLIEAGRGTIRQITLAPELPGALEAIARLTGDGVVVAIGHTDADADTARRAFDAGASVLTHAFNAMRGIHHRAPGPVVAALRDPRVTLELIADGVHVDLDLIATAFAAAGDRIALVTDAMAAAGSADGRYELGGLAVAVTDGVARLVDGGSIAGSTLTQDEALRRVVAAGVALPTAVAALTTVPARAVGRPDLGRLDAGAIADAVLLDDALNVARVWIAGSSI is encoded by the coding sequence GTGAGCACACTCGTCCACTCCGTCCGCCTGATCGACGACGGCCGCGTCACCGAAGACGCCTGGATCCTCTTCGACCGGGGACGCGTGGCTGCCCGCGGCTCAGGATCCTCGCGACCCGGCGCCGACGAACTCGTCGACGGCGCGGGGGGATGCCTCGTCCCCGGCTTCGTCGACATCCACGGCCACGGCGGAGCCGGCGCCTCGTACGACGACGGACCCGAGGCGATCCGGTCGGCCCGCGCCCTCCATCGCGCGCACGGCACGACGCGGGCCGTCGTCTCCCTCGTGACCGCGTCGCTGGACGACCTCGCCGCCCGCGCGGCGATGGTCGCAGAGCTCGCCGAGCAGGACGACACGATCCTCGGCTCGCATCTCGAGGGGCCGTTCCTCGATCCCGGCCACAAGGGCGCCCACACCGAAGCACTGCTGCGTGCGCCGGATGCGGCATCCGTCTCCCGCCTGATCGAGGCGGGACGGGGCACGATCCGCCAGATCACGCTGGCACCCGAGCTGCCGGGCGCGCTCGAGGCGATCGCGCGCCTCACCGGCGACGGCGTCGTCGTCGCGATCGGCCACACCGACGCCGATGCGGACACCGCACGGCGCGCGTTCGACGCGGGGGCGAGCGTGCTCACGCACGCGTTCAACGCCATGCGCGGCATCCACCATCGCGCACCCGGTCCGGTCGTGGCCGCACTGCGCGATCCTCGCGTGACCCTCGAGCTGATCGCCGACGGCGTGCACGTCGACCTCGACCTGATCGCGACGGCGTTCGCCGCTGCGGGCGACCGCATCGCGCTGGTGACCGACGCGATGGCCGCCGCCGGGTCGGCCGACGGTCGCTACGAGCTGGGCGGCCTCGCGGTCGCGGTCACGGACGGCGTCGCCCGCCTCGTCGACGGCGGATCGATCGCCGGCTCCACCCTCACGCAGGATGAGGCGCTACGTCGCGTCGTCGCGGCGGGCGTCGCCCTCCCGACCGCGGTGGCGGCGCTGACGACCGTGCCCGCGCGCGCGGTGGGACGCCCCGATCTCGGACGACTCGATGCCGGGGCGATCGCCGACGCCGTGCTCCTCGACGACGCACTGAACGTCGCGCGCGTCTGGATCGCGGGCTCGAGCATCTGA
- a CDS encoding YrdB family protein, translating to MSDTDSPAAPAGTAPGTRAPLSAIDIMAFLCELFAIASLAIWGFASWPFPWNIVAGIGAPLLAILVWALFVSPRAVFTVHPFVRGIVELLVYAAATIAWWSLGQAWTGLVFGVVAVTTGVIAGRRRLA from the coding sequence ATGTCTGATACCGACAGTCCTGCGGCGCCGGCCGGCACCGCGCCCGGCACCCGCGCTCCGCTGTCGGCCATCGACATCATGGCCTTTCTGTGCGAGCTGTTCGCGATCGCCTCGCTCGCCATCTGGGGCTTCGCCTCGTGGCCGTTCCCGTGGAACATCGTCGCCGGGATCGGCGCCCCGCTGCTCGCCATCCTCGTGTGGGCGCTCTTCGTCTCGCCCCGCGCCGTCTTCACGGTGCACCCGTTCGTGCGCGGGATCGTCGAGCTGCTCGTGTACGCGGCGGCCACCATCGCGTGGTGGAGTCTCGGTCAGGCCTGGACGGGTCTCGTTTTCGGCGTGGTGGCCGTCACGACCGGCGTGATCGCCGGACGGCGCCGCCTGGCGTGA
- a CDS encoding FAD-binding oxidoreductase, with the protein MSEAAGVVQRLSDALGERVDLSPESLHAARADKSGHAASGTPLAVVRARSVEDVQATLRIASETGTPVVTRGAGTGLAGGANAGDGEIALSVRAMDRIIEVRPDDLLAVVEPGILNADLNAALAEYGLWWAPDPASRAISTVGGNIATGAGGLLCAKYGVVRDAVLGVDLVLADGRLLRLGHRTVKGVTGLDLTSLVIGSEGTLGVIVGATLKLRRLVPGEVCTIAATFPDVRSAAEASAAVTASGAQPAIMELMDAASLATVHALLSLEAPTPGAAQLTIQTDGPAAAAEADAVAAILRAAGGVVAISHDREEGERLLAIRRSMHPAMETLGTTLIEDVSVPRSALPAMFDEIARVEREHGVVIPTVAHAGDGNLHPNFIFDAEPDEFGVVEAPAHIWAAADDLFRAALRLGGTLTGEHGVGVLKRRWLVDELGEDQWELQRQITRAFDPQGILNPGKVFGA; encoded by the coding sequence GTGAGCGAGGCAGCAGGAGTCGTCCAGCGCCTGAGCGACGCGCTCGGCGAGCGCGTCGATCTCTCTCCCGAGTCGCTGCACGCCGCCCGAGCCGACAAGTCGGGGCACGCGGCATCCGGTACCCCACTCGCCGTCGTCCGCGCCCGGTCGGTCGAAGACGTGCAGGCCACGCTGCGGATCGCGAGCGAGACCGGCACGCCTGTCGTCACACGCGGCGCCGGCACCGGGCTCGCGGGCGGCGCGAACGCGGGCGACGGCGAGATCGCGCTGTCGGTGCGGGCGATGGACCGCATCATCGAGGTGCGACCCGACGACCTCCTCGCCGTCGTCGAACCGGGCATCCTCAATGCCGACCTGAACGCGGCGCTCGCGGAGTACGGCCTGTGGTGGGCACCCGATCCCGCGAGCCGGGCGATCTCGACCGTCGGCGGCAACATCGCCACGGGCGCGGGCGGTCTCCTCTGCGCGAAGTACGGCGTCGTGCGCGACGCGGTGCTCGGCGTCGATCTGGTGCTGGCCGACGGGCGTCTGCTGCGACTCGGCCATCGCACCGTGAAGGGTGTCACGGGCCTCGACCTCACGTCCCTGGTCATCGGCTCCGAAGGCACGCTCGGGGTGATCGTGGGCGCGACCCTGAAGCTGCGGCGACTCGTCCCGGGCGAGGTGTGCACGATCGCGGCGACCTTCCCCGACGTGCGGTCTGCCGCGGAGGCATCCGCTGCCGTCACCGCTTCCGGTGCGCAGCCCGCGATCATGGAGCTGATGGATGCCGCGTCCCTCGCGACCGTCCACGCGCTGCTGTCGCTCGAGGCGCCGACGCCGGGCGCGGCGCAGCTGACGATCCAGACCGATGGGCCGGCGGCTGCCGCAGAGGCCGACGCCGTCGCCGCCATCCTGCGCGCGGCGGGCGGGGTCGTGGCGATCTCGCACGACCGCGAGGAGGGCGAGCGGCTGCTCGCGATCCGCCGGTCGATGCATCCCGCGATGGAGACCCTCGGGACCACGCTCATCGAGGACGTGTCGGTGCCGCGCAGCGCGCTGCCCGCGATGTTCGACGAGATCGCACGCGTCGAGCGCGAGCACGGCGTGGTGATCCCGACGGTCGCGCACGCCGGCGACGGCAACCTGCACCCGAACTTCATCTTCGACGCGGAGCCCGACGAGTTCGGCGTCGTCGAGGCGCCCGCGCACATCTGGGCGGCCGCCGACGATCTGTTCCGTGCCGCGCTGCGCCTGGGCGGCACGCTCACGGGCGAGCACGGCGTCGGCGTGCTGAAGCGACGCTGGCTGGTCGACGAGCTGGGCGAGGACCAGTGGGAGCTGCAGCGGCAGATCACGCGGGCCTTCGATCCGCAGGGCATCCTCAACCCGGGCAAGGTCTTCGGCGCCTGA
- a CDS encoding glucosamine-6-phosphate deaminase — protein sequence MAEIVIVADAATGGAIVADEIVRLVRSNPATVLGLATGSTPLPVYEALRSRLDGVDVGRVRGFALDEYVGLDPAHPESYRSVIAREVVEPLGLDPALIRVPDGSLDGIEHAGDAYERAIQGSGGVDLQILGIGTDGHIGFNEPGSSFASLTRVKTLTEQTREDNARFFDSIEDVPRHCITQGLGTIMRARHLVLLAFGEGKAQAVAGAVEGPVTASLPGSAIQLHPHATVIVDEAAASALAHAAYYRYAFANKPAWQGL from the coding sequence ATGGCTGAGATCGTGATCGTCGCGGATGCCGCGACCGGCGGCGCGATCGTCGCCGACGAGATCGTGCGGCTCGTCCGCTCGAACCCCGCGACCGTGCTCGGACTTGCGACCGGCTCGACCCCGCTGCCCGTGTACGAGGCGCTGCGGTCGCGCCTGGACGGGGTGGATGTCGGCCGCGTGCGCGGCTTCGCGCTCGATGAGTACGTGGGGCTCGACCCCGCGCACCCCGAGAGCTACCGCTCGGTGATCGCGCGAGAGGTCGTCGAGCCCCTGGGCCTGGACCCCGCGCTCATCCGTGTGCCCGACGGCTCCCTCGACGGGATCGAGCACGCGGGCGACGCATACGAACGAGCGATCCAGGGGTCCGGCGGCGTCGACCTCCAGATCCTCGGCATCGGCACGGACGGGCATATCGGCTTCAACGAGCCCGGCTCGTCGTTCGCGTCCCTCACCCGCGTGAAGACGCTGACGGAGCAGACCCGCGAAGACAATGCCCGGTTCTTCGACTCGATCGAGGACGTGCCGCGCCACTGCATCACGCAGGGGCTCGGCACGATCATGCGCGCGCGACACCTCGTTCTTCTCGCGTTCGGCGAGGGCAAGGCCCAGGCGGTCGCGGGTGCGGTCGAGGGGCCGGTGACGGCATCGCTCCCGGGCTCGGCCATCCAGCTCCATCCGCACGCCACGGTGATCGTCGACGAGGCCGCGGCATCCGCCCTCGCCCACGCCGCCTACTACCGCTACGCCTTCGCGAACAAGCCCGCCTGGCAGGGTCTCTGA
- a CDS encoding ROK family protein → MKVGLDVGGTKTDAVAVDAAGTIVGRVRLATGWGADAVTATVIDAVRELGSQPGVDASAIRSVGVGIPGQIEPGTGRVVHAVNLGVDELDLVAATQPALGVPVGVENDVKAAALGAFALHGGSGSMAYLNLGTGIAAGIVSEGSLWRGARGTAGEVGHISVDPTGPLCRCGQHGCIEAFAGGGAIAERWGRAGALPIRDVFDAADAGDAEARELRAGLARGVAAAVRVLVLTADVDAVVFGGGITALGDRIMADVRAELAASAEASPFMRSLHLEQRVELLPAGSPAAALGAALVGAARDTEGAFAHG, encoded by the coding sequence ATGAAGGTCGGGCTCGACGTCGGCGGGACCAAGACCGATGCGGTCGCGGTGGACGCCGCCGGAACGATCGTCGGTCGCGTGCGCCTCGCGACCGGCTGGGGAGCGGATGCCGTCACCGCGACGGTGATCGATGCGGTGCGTGAGCTGGGTTCACAGCCGGGCGTCGACGCCTCGGCGATCCGCTCGGTCGGCGTCGGCATCCCCGGTCAGATCGAGCCCGGCACGGGCCGCGTCGTGCACGCCGTGAACCTCGGCGTCGACGAGCTCGACCTCGTGGCCGCCACCCAGCCAGCGCTCGGCGTGCCGGTCGGTGTCGAGAACGACGTCAAGGCCGCAGCACTCGGCGCCTTCGCGCTGCACGGCGGCTCGGGCTCGATGGCGTACCTCAACCTCGGCACCGGCATCGCGGCCGGCATCGTGAGCGAGGGCAGCCTCTGGCGCGGCGCCCGCGGCACGGCCGGCGAAGTGGGACACATCTCCGTCGATCCCACCGGCCCGCTGTGCCGGTGCGGTCAGCACGGCTGCATCGAGGCCTTCGCGGGCGGCGGTGCGATCGCCGAGCGCTGGGGCCGCGCGGGCGCGCTTCCCATCCGGGACGTGTTCGACGCGGCCGACGCCGGTGACGCCGAGGCGCGGGAGCTGAGGGCCGGTCTGGCCCGCGGCGTCGCCGCCGCGGTGCGCGTGCTGGTGCTGACCGCCGACGTCGATGCGGTCGTGTTCGGCGGCGGGATCACCGCGCTCGGCGATCGGATCATGGCGGATGTCCGAGCCGAGCTGGCGGCCAGTGCCGAGGCATCCCCGTTCATGCGCTCGCTCCACCTCGAGCAGCGCGTCGAGCTGCTTCCCGCGGGATCGCCTGCCGCCGCGCTCGGAGCGGCGCTCGTCGGAGCAGCGCGCGACACGGAAGGGGCATTCGCACATGGCTGA
- a CDS encoding carbohydrate ABC transporter permease: protein MSTQVSTGTQLGIVGVDEVLGEVGNAKKPKRGSIDARRPSPRRVVARTFLNIAALIVFVASVFPVYYMVNLSFTPNSKIISRNPSLFPFDFTFSNYNSAWNREAAPGQTDFVHALGSTLTLTAGVLIVTLLFAFLASIAVARFKFKGRWSFIVAVLIVQMIPGEAMMFTIYGMIDDWRLMNTLLGLGIVYVAMVVPFTIWTLRGFVAGVPADLEEAAMIDGCTKSQAFWKVTFPLLAPGLVATGIFAFIQAWNEFTMALLFLRGYNLTLMPWLNAFQSSSVGGAVNWGAVMAGSTMIAIPVVIFFLIVQGKMTGGLVSGAVKG from the coding sequence GTGAGCACTCAGGTCAGCACCGGCACCCAGCTCGGCATCGTCGGGGTCGACGAGGTCCTCGGCGAGGTCGGGAACGCGAAGAAGCCCAAGCGCGGTTCCATCGACGCGCGCCGTCCCTCGCCGAGGCGGGTCGTGGCGCGGACGTTCCTCAACATCGCCGCCCTCATCGTCTTCGTGGCGTCGGTGTTCCCCGTGTACTACATGGTCAACCTGTCGTTCACGCCGAACTCGAAGATCATCAGCCGCAACCCGAGCCTCTTCCCGTTCGACTTCACGTTCAGCAACTACAACTCCGCCTGGAACCGCGAAGCGGCTCCCGGGCAGACGGACTTCGTCCACGCGCTCGGGTCGACGCTGACCCTCACCGCGGGCGTGCTCATCGTGACTCTGCTGTTCGCCTTCCTCGCGTCGATCGCGGTGGCCCGCTTCAAGTTCAAGGGTCGCTGGTCCTTCATCGTCGCGGTGCTCATCGTGCAGATGATCCCCGGCGAGGCGATGATGTTCACGATCTACGGCATGATCGACGACTGGCGTCTCATGAACACGCTCCTCGGGCTCGGGATCGTCTACGTCGCGATGGTCGTGCCGTTCACGATCTGGACGCTGCGAGGATTCGTGGCCGGCGTCCCCGCCGACCTGGAGGAAGCCGCCATGATCGACGGGTGCACCAAGTCGCAGGCGTTCTGGAAGGTCACCTTCCCGCTCCTCGCCCCCGGCCTCGTCGCCACCGGCATCTTCGCCTTCATCCAGGCATGGAACGAGTTCACGATGGCCCTGCTCTTCCTGCGCGGCTACAACCTCACCCTCATGCCGTGGCTGAACGCCTTCCAGTCCTCCTCGGTCGGCGGCGCGGTCAACTGGGGTGCCGTCATGGCCGGCTCGACGATGATCGCGATCCCGGTCGTCATCTTCTTCCTCATCGTGCAGGGCAAGATGACCGGCGGGCTCGTGTCTGGGGCGGTCAAGGGCTGA
- a CDS encoding carbohydrate ABC transporter permease, giving the protein MSDTATATRPAEKPRRDIRPPVSREKARARRDARSAWVLLAPSLIILGVMVAYPAVLMVIQSFTDYTVKNKVQGTMPDFVGFENYLDLFTQSDFPVVLIRSLALMVVMTALIMFLGIMIAILMTRLGRAWRIVVSIGLLLAWAMPPLTATVVWGWIFDTQYGLVNWALNTITGTENWTNHSWLLNPFSFFFVLTIIVVWQGVPFVAFTSYAALGQVPAEVLEASSLDGATGWKRFWGIVFPYIRSVLTVVLVLQIIWNLRIFTQVYALQSRGGIARETNVIGTFLFRQGPGEVAFTAAIGVVMVILLLVLSWGYVRTTLKEEEL; this is encoded by the coding sequence ATGAGCGACACCGCCACCGCGACTCGCCCCGCCGAGAAGCCCCGGCGCGACATCCGCCCACCCGTCTCACGGGAGAAGGCTCGCGCCCGCCGCGACGCGCGCAGCGCGTGGGTGCTGCTCGCGCCCTCCCTCATCATCCTCGGCGTCATGGTCGCCTACCCCGCCGTGCTCATGGTCATCCAGTCGTTCACCGACTACACCGTGAAGAACAAGGTGCAGGGCACGATGCCGGACTTCGTCGGCTTCGAGAACTACCTCGATCTGTTCACCCAGTCCGACTTCCCGGTCGTGCTCATCCGCAGCCTCGCGCTCATGGTCGTGATGACCGCACTCATCATGTTCCTCGGCATCATGATCGCCATCCTGATGACCCGGCTCGGCCGGGCGTGGCGCATCGTCGTGTCGATCGGGCTGCTCCTGGCGTGGGCGATGCCCCCGCTGACGGCGACCGTCGTGTGGGGCTGGATCTTCGACACCCAGTACGGGCTGGTCAACTGGGCGCTCAACACGATCACGGGCACCGAGAACTGGACCAACCACTCGTGGCTGCTCAACCCGTTCTCGTTCTTCTTCGTGCTCACGATCATCGTCGTGTGGCAGGGTGTGCCGTTCGTGGCGTTCACCTCGTACGCCGCCCTCGGCCAGGTGCCCGCCGAGGTGCTCGAGGCCTCGTCGCTCGACGGAGCGACCGGCTGGAAGCGCTTCTGGGGCATCGTGTTCCCCTACATCCGCAGCGTCCTCACCGTGGTCCTGGTGCTCCAGATCATCTGGAACCTGCGCATCTTCACTCAGGTCTACGCGTTGCAGAGTCGCGGTGGCATCGCGCGAGAGACCAACGTGATCGGCACCTTCCTGTTCCGCCAGGGACCCGGTGAGGTCGCCTTCACGGCCGCCATCGGTGTCGTCATGGTCATCCTGCTGCTCGTCCTCTCGTGGGGATACGTGCGCACCACCCTCAAGGAGGAGGAACTGTGA